From Anaerohalosphaera lusitana, one genomic window encodes:
- a CDS encoding BACON domain-containing protein: MKLSLMITTAIMLTPALCPAFINVEPTSLEFNCDPNTPLPLSAQLSVYSDPAPIPFTADPNHPSTWLSIDPQTGFTATDPNDPAVLTVSVTTDGIQPGTYSNTIYFTSSADPNTFAVPVTLNYAGPQLEVQPTQLDFLYDPNDPNTTTAATLTITNNGTGPMPWSASESDQSSPWLSFNPASGTLPDDPNAFRTITVTADPNAVPTGFYATELVIVAPTASQSPNSIPITFDTVGGIPPELIADPAQLSFSALENGEQTTQTLYLESTSADLDWHIEPAQLPDWLTVSPLTATASSTFPQPVSITVDPAALTEGTYTHDLQILCPAAANSPLSVPIELSIHALQPILHADPTEFTFVHNSQPPQPQTLTISNIGTGNFTWTVDPNQLPGWLSVSPLSGKLSTNQSELLTLTATAENLPDGIYSTYFDILAPSALNAPATITVRLKKSDHITVPDDFPTIQAAVDFASPYDTIAIAPGTYTGPGNVDITLAGKPLTITSEQGPDVTIIDCTNSARAFLLNVNETRDTIIEGLTITNGYAHQIGDRLTYDGGAIYCFNSDPTIRNCVFTNCFAASRGAAVYACLSSPAITDCTFTNNRSDKGTAVHGSTGPITRCTFTNNTADVHGSAVAQHFGPITDCRFYQNSSFAGTLAHCYGPITNCLITANTAQIGGAVYRSPTDITNCTIAYNTASRGGAVADSSARITNCIIYYNTADTHSQLSNSAQPTYSCIQYFSVPNTTNTAAPPYFTNVFDPISPGSDLTLLPSSPCIDAGLSDSTLIDLPESDLASNPRSLDGNGDTIPAVDMGAFEYLPPIEPTLNVSPTDLTFTAYPDTTSDLTQTLRIANLGPSTIDWQLTIPPAAGWLTASATAGSTAQPPDLVTITASPAALTEGLHTATITVTTTADTFEILVTLRVGPVRVPAHYPDLSSAISAARPHDTILVSPGTYAGPANRNLNFTGKPLTLRSTAGPAATVIDCENLSRAFTFNHGESSDSLIDGFTITHASAPLGAALYCANAERPTLTNCIFTANTADQGAAVYNHAGSISSSSFSNNLAAAGPAIASSTSTITDCTFTDNTATRIGGAITTSDLTITNSVFTANSAHLRGGAIANSTVNLTNTTFTANDARTGGAIDQSSITIDSCTFTQNTANFGGAIANSIGPIINSAFLNNSALSTGGAAYTLNSNITSTTFAHNTALWGAALANHNGTLTNLTIANNIADLGPAAYLTSAQPVITNSIIWNNFAVHGPIIRIDRNAEPTIAYSDLQTPLPSADPSIPNSGLIYLPTNFTADPLFADPNSSDFHLLSAHGRYDPYLAAWLYDTLTSPSIDAADPYAPWYLEPFPHGNRANLGAFGNTPHASKSPNPSNFHPDLTGDSFINFADLARFTTDYNAFPNNPNQPYASDFNTDTTVDLTDLIILADHWLTQN; the protein is encoded by the coding sequence ATGAAACTCAGCTTAATGATAACCACGGCAATAATGCTCACGCCCGCTCTCTGCCCTGCATTCATCAACGTCGAACCAACTTCCCTCGAATTCAACTGCGACCCCAACACACCCCTCCCGCTCTCAGCACAGCTCAGCGTCTACTCCGACCCCGCTCCAATACCATTCACCGCCGACCCGAACCACCCCAGCACCTGGCTCAGCATCGACCCGCAGACCGGCTTCACCGCCACCGACCCCAACGACCCCGCCGTCCTGACAGTCTCCGTCACAACCGATGGCATACAACCGGGAACATACTCCAACACCATCTATTTCACATCCTCCGCCGACCCAAACACCTTCGCCGTCCCCGTCACCCTAAACTACGCAGGCCCTCAGCTCGAGGTCCAACCAACCCAACTCGACTTCCTATACGACCCCAACGATCCCAACACCACCACCGCCGCAACACTCACCATCACAAACAACGGCACCGGCCCCATGCCCTGGTCCGCCTCCGAATCCGACCAGTCATCACCCTGGCTCAGCTTCAACCCAGCCAGTGGAACCCTCCCCGACGACCCCAACGCCTTCCGGACCATCACCGTCACCGCCGATCCCAACGCAGTCCCCACCGGCTTCTACGCCACCGAACTCGTCATAGTTGCACCGACCGCCAGCCAGAGCCCCAACAGCATACCGATAACCTTCGACACCGTCGGCGGCATCCCGCCCGAGCTCATCGCCGACCCCGCTCAGTTGTCCTTTTCCGCCCTCGAAAACGGCGAACAAACAACGCAGACCCTCTATCTCGAATCCACATCCGCCGACCTCGACTGGCATATCGAACCCGCCCAACTTCCCGACTGGCTCACCGTCTCACCCCTGACAGCAACAGCATCGAGCACCTTCCCCCAGCCCGTCAGCATCACCGTCGACCCAGCGGCCCTCACCGAAGGCACATATACCCACGATCTGCAGATACTCTGCCCCGCTGCGGCCAATTCACCTCTCTCTGTCCCCATCGAATTAAGCATCCACGCGCTCCAGCCCATCCTCCACGCCGACCCGACCGAATTCACCTTCGTACACAACTCCCAGCCGCCCCAGCCCCAGACGCTTACCATCTCCAACATCGGCACCGGCAATTTCACCTGGACCGTCGATCCCAATCAGCTTCCCGGCTGGCTCAGCGTCTCCCCGCTCTCCGGCAAGCTCTCCACCAACCAGTCCGAACTCCTCACCCTCACCGCAACCGCCGAAAATCTGCCCGACGGCATCTACTCCACTTACTTCGACATTCTCGCACCCTCCGCCCTCAACGCGCCGGCAACCATAACGGTTCGACTCAAAAAATCTGATCATATCACAGTCCCCGATGATTTCCCAACCATCCAGGCCGCCGTCGATTTCGCCTCCCCCTACGACACAATAGCCATCGCTCCCGGCACATACACCGGCCCCGGCAATGTTGACATTACCCTCGCCGGTAAACCCCTCACCATCACATCCGAGCAGGGCCCCGACGTAACCATCATTGACTGCACCAACTCCGCCCGCGCCTTCCTTCTAAACGTAAACGAAACTCGCGACACCATCATCGAAGGCCTCACTATCACTAACGGCTACGCCCACCAGATCGGCGACAGACTCACATACGACGGCGGCGCCATCTACTGCTTCAACTCCGACCCCACCATTCGCAACTGCGTCTTCACCAACTGTTTCGCTGCATCCCGCGGTGCAGCCGTCTACGCTTGCCTCTCATCTCCCGCCATCACCGACTGCACCTTCACAAACAACCGCTCCGACAAAGGCACCGCCGTCCACGGCAGCACCGGCCCCATCACCCGCTGCACCTTCACAAACAACACCGCAGACGTCCACGGCTCCGCCGTCGCCCAGCACTTCGGCCCCATCACCGACTGCCGCTTCTACCAAAACTCCTCCTTCGCCGGCACCCTCGCCCACTGCTACGGCCCAATAACCAACTGCCTCATTACCGCCAACACCGCCCAGATCGGCGGCGCCGTCTACCGCTCACCCACCGACATTACCAACTGCACCATAGCCTACAACACAGCCTCCCGAGGCGGTGCCGTCGCCGACTCATCCGCCCGCATTACAAACTGCATAATCTACTACAACACCGCCGACACCCACTCCCAGCTCTCAAACTCAGCCCAGCCGACCTACAGTTGCATCCAATACTTCTCCGTTCCCAACACAACAAACACCGCCGCTCCGCCTTACTTCACAAACGTCTTCGACCCCATCTCCCCAGGCTCCGATCTCACCCTCCTCCCTTCCTCACCCTGTATCGACGCCGGCCTCTCCGATTCCACCCTCATCGACCTGCCAGAATCCGACCTCGCCTCCAACCCCCGCTCACTCGACGGCAACGGAGACACCATCCCCGCCGTAGACATGGGCGCCTTCGAATATCTACCGCCAATCGAACCGACACTTAATGTCTCACCCACCGACCTCACCTTCACCGCGTACCCCGACACAACCTCCGACCTCACCCAAACACTCCGCATCGCCAACCTCGGCCCCAGCACCATCGACTGGCAGCTTACCATCCCGCCCGCCGCAGGCTGGCTCACAGCTTCCGCCACTGCAGGCTCAACCGCCCAGCCGCCCGACCTTGTCACCATAACCGCCTCCCCAGCCGCCCTCACCGAGGGCCTCCATACCGCAACCATCACCGTCACCACCACTGCCGATACCTTCGAGATCCTCGTCACCCTCCGCGTCGGCCCCGTCCGCGTCCCCGCTCACTACCCCGACCTTTCCTCAGCCATCTCAGCCGCCCGGCCCCACGACACCATCCTCGTCTCCCCCGGCACGTACGCCGGCCCCGCAAACCGAAACCTCAACTTCACCGGCAAACCCCTCACCCTCCGCTCCACCGCAGGCCCAGCCGCAACCGTCATCGATTGCGAAAACCTCTCCCGCGCCTTCACCTTCAACCACGGCGAATCCTCCGACTCCCTAATCGACGGCTTCACCATCACTCACGCCTCCGCCCCTCTCGGCGCCGCCCTCTACTGCGCCAACGCCGAACGACCGACCCTCACCAACTGCATCTTCACCGCCAACACCGCCGACCAGGGAGCCGCCGTCTACAACCACGCAGGCTCTATCTCCTCCAGTTCCTTCTCCAACAACCTCGCCGCCGCAGGCCCCGCCATCGCCTCTTCAACGTCAACCATAACCGACTGTACATTCACCGACAACACCGCAACCCGCATCGGCGGGGCGATAACAACCTCCGACCTCACCATCACCAACTCAGTCTTCACCGCAAACTCCGCTCACCTCCGCGGCGGCGCTATAGCAAACTCCACCGTCAACCTTACAAACACCACCTTCACCGCCAATGACGCCCGCACAGGCGGCGCGATTGACCAAAGCAGCATAACCATCGACTCCTGCACCTTCACCCAAAACACAGCAAACTTCGGCGGCGCCATTGCAAATTCCATCGGCCCGATCATCAACTCCGCCTTCCTCAACAACTCCGCACTCTCCACCGGCGGGGCGGCCTACACCCTCAACTCCAACATCACCAGCACCACCTTCGCCCACAACACCGCCCTATGGGGCGCCGCCCTTGCCAACCACAACGGCACGCTAACAAACCTCACCATCGCCAACAACATCGCCGACCTCGGCCCTGCCGCATACCTCACCAGCGCCCAGCCCGTCATTACCAACTCCATCATCTGGAACAACTTCGCCGTCCACGGCCCCATCATACGAATCGACCGCAACGCCGAACCCACCATCGCGTACTCCGACCTCCAGACCCCGCTCCCGTCCGCCGATCCGTCTATTCCCAACTCCGGCCTCATCTACCTGCCCACGAACTTCACCGCCGACCCGCTCTTCGCGGACCCCAACAGCTCCGACTTCCACCTCCTCTCCGCCCACGGCCGCTATGACCCCTACCTCGCCGCCTGGCTGTACGACACCCTGACCTCGCCCTCCATAGACGCAGCCGACCCATACGCACCCTGGTACCTCGAACCCTTCCCCCACGGCAACCGCGCCAACCTCGGGGCATTCGGCAACACACCCCACGCATCAAAATCCCCGAACCCCTCCAACTTCCACCCCGACCTCACAGGCGACAGCTTCATAAACTTCGCCGACCTCGCCCGCTTCACCACCGACTACAACGCCTTCCCCAACAACCCCAACCAGCCATACGCCTCCGACTTCAACACCGACACCACCGTCGACCTCACCGACCTCATCATCCTCGCCGACCACTGGCTAACCCAAAACTGA
- a CDS encoding IS110 family transposase, producing the protein MELFVGIDVSKYFFDVCCGVDGKVSHFDYNQQAVAECVKMLERVEPTLVVLESTGGYELQLALAVQDSGLPVVIVNPSRVRSFGRACGKIAKTDKIDARTIAWYASALRPQVRGRINRKMCKLKALTARRRQLVDMRTAERNRLEHVFEKAIRRSVEAVVKTIEREIGKVESAMAEHIDDDPQLREKVIKMRTVPAIGEVTASMIVSELPEIGSLNRRQIASLVGVAPMNRDSGLMRGKRTTGGGRKEVRTRLFMPTLVAIQHNPVIRKFYRRLLQNGKAKMTAVVACMRKLLTIINFMLAKNEEWKPNSA; encoded by the coding sequence ATGGAACTTTTTGTTGGAATCGATGTTTCGAAGTACTTTTTTGATGTTTGCTGTGGCGTCGATGGGAAGGTCAGCCATTTCGACTACAATCAGCAGGCAGTTGCAGAATGTGTCAAGATGTTAGAGCGAGTAGAGCCGACGCTGGTGGTGCTGGAATCCACTGGCGGTTATGAGCTGCAGCTTGCACTGGCGGTACAGGACAGCGGGCTTCCAGTCGTTATTGTAAATCCCAGTCGAGTCCGTTCTTTTGGCCGGGCCTGCGGCAAGATAGCCAAGACCGACAAGATCGACGCAAGGACCATTGCCTGGTATGCATCGGCGTTGAGGCCGCAAGTAAGAGGAAGGATCAATCGCAAGATGTGCAAATTAAAGGCTCTGACGGCACGCAGGAGGCAATTGGTTGATATGAGGACGGCAGAGCGTAACCGGCTCGAGCATGTTTTCGAGAAGGCAATAAGACGCAGTGTCGAGGCGGTGGTAAAAACGATTGAACGTGAAATTGGCAAAGTCGAATCCGCGATGGCTGAACATATTGATGATGATCCGCAGCTTCGAGAAAAGGTAATTAAAATGAGAACCGTACCGGCAATTGGCGAAGTGACTGCTTCAATGATCGTATCGGAACTGCCGGAGATTGGCAGCTTGAACCGCAGGCAGATCGCATCACTTGTGGGGGTGGCGCCGATGAATCGTGACAGCGGCCTGATGCGGGGCAAGCGTACTACCGGCGGTGGACGCAAGGAGGTCAGGACGCGGCTGTTTATGCCGACGTTGGTGGCGATACAGCATAATCCGGTGATTAGGAAGTTTTACAGGCGGTTACTACAAAACGGCAAGGCGAAGATGACAGCGGTGGTTGCGTGTATGCGAAAGCTGCTCACGATAATCAATTTTATGCTGGCGAAAAATGAAGAATGGAAGCCAAATTCGGCTTGA
- a CDS encoding MATE family efflux transporter — MLHKLKNHWSRPAGFREVLVIAIPLILSTGAHGLKTFTDRTFLTWYDSNAISASMLAGMVAFTVMSLFQGVVGYVNTFVAQYTGAKRHDRVGHAVGQGVYLALLAGMVMLLLIPFADYFFALVGHSPQIQQYESAYFKIICISATPALVSIAISCFFTGRGRTRLVMYITLTGTALNIILDYIMIFGKFGCPRLGIVGAAWATVLSATLQMTLFLYFYLAPVYRHKYSTLKGIKPDRLLFARMIRFGLPNGLHFFLSMICWTLFFGLSGKVSETAMSATAVAMQINSLSFMPMFGFAMAVSTLVGQRLGSDQPHLAQRSTWSAFAMTGTYMTTLAVGYIAVPDLFIFPFSSNADPEQFNRIIPIIRTILLFVSVHAICNTANMMFSSALKGAGDTRFVMISSVSLGYLLMAIPAWIAVRAGAGIYTLWALSTLYMLTIACVYFTRFILGKWKTMRVIESAPNAPPANAPSLPVDDIELPYPTDDTTDNPHEESHPQPVSKAQQ; from the coding sequence ATGCTGCACAAACTGAAAAATCACTGGTCCCGTCCCGCCGGCTTCCGCGAGGTGCTAGTCATCGCCATCCCGCTGATCCTCTCCACCGGTGCGCACGGCCTCAAAACCTTCACCGACCGAACCTTCCTCACTTGGTACGACTCCAACGCCATCTCAGCATCCATGCTCGCCGGCATGGTCGCTTTCACCGTCATGAGCCTCTTCCAGGGCGTCGTCGGCTATGTAAACACCTTCGTCGCACAGTACACCGGCGCCAAACGCCACGACCGAGTCGGTCACGCAGTCGGACAGGGCGTCTACCTCGCACTCCTCGCCGGCATGGTCATGCTCCTTCTCATCCCCTTCGCTGACTATTTCTTCGCACTCGTTGGACACTCCCCCCAGATCCAGCAGTACGAATCCGCCTACTTCAAAATAATCTGCATAAGTGCAACCCCCGCCCTCGTCTCCATCGCCATCTCATGCTTTTTCACCGGCCGCGGCAGAACCCGCCTCGTAATGTACATAACCCTCACCGGCACCGCCCTGAACATCATCCTCGACTACATCATGATCTTCGGCAAGTTCGGCTGCCCCCGCCTCGGCATCGTCGGCGCAGCCTGGGCGACCGTCCTCTCCGCCACCCTCCAGATGACCCTGTTCCTCTACTTCTATCTCGCTCCCGTCTACCGCCATAAATACTCCACCCTCAAAGGCATCAAGCCCGACCGCCTCCTCTTCGCCCGCATGATCCGGTTCGGCCTGCCAAACGGCCTGCACTTCTTCCTCTCTATGATCTGCTGGACACTCTTCTTCGGTCTCTCAGGCAAGGTCTCGGAAACCGCTATGTCCGCCACCGCTGTCGCCATGCAGATAAACTCCCTCTCGTTCATGCCCATGTTCGGTTTCGCAATGGCCGTCTCCACCCTCGTCGGCCAGCGACTCGGCTCCGACCAGCCCCACCTCGCCCAGCGATCAACATGGTCCGCCTTCGCCATGACCGGCACATACATGACAACCCTCGCCGTCGGCTACATCGCCGTTCCCGACCTGTTCATCTTCCCTTTCTCCTCGAACGCCGACCCCGAACAGTTCAACCGCATAATACCTATCATCAGAACCATCCTGCTCTTTGTCTCCGTCCACGCCATCTGCAATACCGCGAACATGATGTTCTCTTCCGCACTCAAAGGCGCAGGCGACACCCGTTTCGTCATGATCTCCTCCGTCTCACTCGGCTACCTCCTAATGGCCATCCCCGCCTGGATCGCCGTTCGAGCAGGTGCAGGCATCTACACCCTCTGGGCCCTCTCGACACTTTACATGCTAACCATCGCATGCGTCTATTTCACCCGCTTCATTCTCGGCAAATGGAAAACAATGCGAGTCATAGAATCCGCCCCAAACGCGCCCCCAGCCAACGCCCCCTCACTCCCAGTAGACGACATAGAATTACCGTACCCAACAGACGACACAACTGACAACCCCCACGAAGAATCCCACCCCCAACCAGTCTCAAAAGCTCAACAATAG